ATAGAGGACATTCAAATCCATTGATACCTTTCTTCAGAGAGGTgtgaatcagtggctgaaattcagttgcttagcagagtaagttgcactagagtaggtccattgaatcttTGGGGTTTGGGTGAGACaattcctctataagttccatagTTTTCCAATGGATCTGTTCCAGTTGAGAATTACTTTAGTGTACTAAGtggcaactaaagtaggcccatttgaagtGTTAACTGACTGAATCTCCACTCCTTTAATGAGCCTGCTCTAGGGTGACAGAATTGATGGATAGATAGTTCCATGCTCTGGAAAGAAGCTGCCAACTTACTGCAGCTTAGCTTGAACTGTTTGATGATGTTGCTGATCTTCTCAAACCGATGGATGTCACGCTGCTCTTTACACTGATAGTGGGAAATGACCAAAAAAGTGGCTCTTTCAAACAGAAGAACCTCATCAGCTTCAATGATCTGAGCAAAATTCCTGAGGTTCATCTCCAGTTGCTGGACGTTGGGAATCAGCTGATAGACGATACTGGACCAAGCCTTGTAGAGAGTTTCATCCCAGATGGATGTTCTGAAGCAGGCACACTCCAGCGGACGGGAGAGGCGCTTCAAGTCCTCTTCCcgctctttgaaaatcagatcacGCTGGTCCTCCTGGACCAGGTCCATCTTGTGTACAAGGCAGAAGATCTTGGCATCGGGGGAGTTCTGGAGGATGGCCTCCAGGCACGACTGGTAGTAGTGCATGTCCTTCTCCAGCTCCCGGCTCTCCACGTCAAAGACGTAGATCAGCACCTCCACATTGCGGAAAATGTTATCACGCTGGCTGGTGAAGTAGTTCTCCATGAAGGTGTCCTGTCCGCCACAATCCCACAAATTTAACACCAAGTTGCCCAGAAACCGAACATGGGAATGTTCCACGTCAATTGTCGCTCCAAGGCGCCGTGTGTCTCGTGCAATATAGTTTGCAA
This sequence is a window from Pogona vitticeps strain Pit_001003342236 chromosome 4, PviZW2.1, whole genome shotgun sequence. Protein-coding genes within it:
- the LOC144589114 gene encoding ras-related GTP-binding protein A-like — translated: MPNTAMKKKVLLMGKSGSGKTSMRSIIFANYIARDTRRLGATIDVEHSHVRFLGNLVLNLWDCGGQDTFMENYFTSQRDNIFRNVEVLIYVFDVESRELEKDMHYYQSCLEAILQNSPDAKIFCLVHKMDLVQEDQRDLIFKEREEDLKRLSRPLECACFRTSIWDETLYKAWSSIVYQLIPNVQQLEMNLRNFAQIIEADEVLLFERATFLVISHYQCKEQRDIHRFEKISNIIKQFKLSCSKLAASFQSMELSIHQFCHPRAGSLKEWRFSQLTLQMGLL